The segment tgacagaaagagagaggtcTGTACCTTTTCAATCCTCTTGCGCTCTCTGGGTTTGCGCTGTTTCTTGGGTCTTGAGCCCCCCTCCTCGTCATCACTTCTGTCGTCTCCACCTTTAGCTGgtctaaagaaagaaaagcaaacgATCTTCATACTCGAGGCATTGAAACGTAACTCGTAATTAGGCATTTAACTAAAGATTggcatttatttcttttccattACAGAACTCTCCTCCCCCTTTTACCTCCTCCTTTTCTTGCGTGGCTTCTTCTCTCCATCTTCATCTTCTTCCTCTTGTTCACTCCCGCTCCGTGGtgccttcttctttttcttcttgatgGGCAGCTCTTCATCGGAGTCGTCGTTGACAAAGTCATCGTATTCTGCTCCTTTTTTGCGCTATAAAAttagggggggggggcaattatTGACTTAGTGCAACTATTTCTTAGCTCCACCCTTTATCTTTAAACAACAGTACATTATTCGAATTATTTAATTCTAACATTGCCTTTTTCCCTAACATGACAAActatagtttgtttgttttttcctcaaATAGAAGACAAAACCAGAAGCTGGCGATTAAATCTAACCCGTCCGCCTCCTCCtgatttcttcttctctttcgcGGACTCCTTCATCTCATCAGTGAAGGTGAGGAGGTTCTTGGTCTTCTCCACGAACTGCGCTCGCTGCTCCAGAAGCTTCTTCTGCTCCTCAGCCTCCTTGATCTTTCTCTCCTCTTGTTCTCGGAGCAGCTGCTGCCTGAGCAGCTCTCGCTCCTGGTCCTGCTTGGCTCGCAGCTCCTTCTCCTCCTCGTCCTGTTTACGGGCGCGGGCCACGTGGTACTGCGCCTGACTCAGCAGATCGGAGCACTGCCTGGAACGGGTACAACACGAGTTCTAAGTCAGCTCGACCCAGTCACAGAGCTCCTAACTTGTCTCATTTAACCATGACTCATGGTGTGAACCCACCTCGCTTCACTTGCAGCCAACGCCAAGTCGAATCTCATCTTGTCTCCGGCTTTACTGAGGTAGCTGAAGTACCTGCATGAGGACAAGGGTTTAGacatcaaaaataataatacttcaAAAAAGAATGGTGTCCTCTTTAGCGCCATCTTCTGCATACGAGATGAAATACAACACAAGTCTTAATTGCAACTAAACTGCATATAaaactcactttgtcggacttaagaaaaAATCTGTCTTACGGATATTAATGGAACGGAACTCGGGACAAGCTGTATTACTAACAGCACCTTTAAACCCTAAAAGAGTGTAAATACATTGATAGGCTACGGTGTTTATCATGTAAGAACAGCTCATGCGACATTACACCACACTTCTCTTACTAGTCCTAACCAGTATCAGCTAACCATCTATCACTATCTTGCTCTCTAGATTAgatttttgtctttgatgtaGTTTCAGAAGCAAGaaactatgcaaaaaaaaaaaaaatatatatatatatatatatatataaaataaaagagctACTTTCGTCATTTCAATGTGTTTAGCCACAGTTGGATTAATCCATTATGTTATTTACTTTTTACGTTAAGGTTACCTCGTTGTAAGCGTACCTGTGGGCAAGCTCCAGCTCTTTCACTGCACTCAATACGGCCTTCAGGTTGCTCTTCTCGTCCTTCAGCACCAGAGTGGCGAGTCGCTGCAGCACCAAGGCCACGTTGAACATCAGGACCGTGTCGCTCGGAGCCACGTGACGTGCCTACACACACgtttttaagtttatattttcTGGATTGCAAATCATTTCTTTACTCTTCTATGCTTGCATAGGAATTTAATTTGCTTTAAAAGATTTAATcctcgttcaagtcaaacccggaAATCATGATCGTGCAGAATAACAGCCGAGTTCCAAGTGGtgcattggaaaaaaataaatttattagcatttacagaagacttacgATGATGAGTCTTTcggccgcagtaaaacatttcgaTGGTGCGAACGTTTAGAAAAAGGCAGAGAACCCGCTGTGACAAACTAAGTTTCTGAAGGAGCAATAACGAAGGTCTTTTCTCCCTGCTGCTATTAGACTGTACGACTAGAGCTGCTCCCAGTCAACCAGTCACCATAACACGTCATTACTGTTATATACTGTTGTTACAATATTTGAAATTTtacaatatcttaaatatagCTACATGATCTCACAATATAATTACAATATCAAAGATTTTTGTGCAATAGCAACTTTGCAATAACACCTTTTTAAAGTGTGCAATATTGTATTACCTACtgcaatttaaatttgaaaggGTTACTATCgtttatacactgtactgtcACTACGTTAATGTTGTCATGTAACAGAAATGTTCTCACTGTGGGACATTCAGCGAGTAAAACTCCTTTTCCTTAAAAATCGGCAGGTAACTTACGAGAGACGCGTGAAAACTGTACACACGATCATTCGCCAATTCGTTTATTCGTTccttgcatgttacaggaactcagctgttATTATGCACAatatcacaagtcccggtttgacttggaCATCATTTGTAATTACATAACTACTAAACATTATGAAAGACAGATATATctgatatttattactattctaGACTGTATTAAAAATCACCTTACACTTTGGAAAAGCACAATTCATTTGAGCAAAAGCTGACTGAAAAAGTTCTGTATTAGTGCGGACAtttcattaaatgaaaaaagccAATGAGTTCTCGCATACAAAGTAAATGGTAACGTATTATATTGTGGTTTGAGCGGACTGACCCTCAGCAGCATCTGTTTGCACTCCTGCAGCTTTCCGCACTTAAACAGCGCTCGGGCCAGGTACAGCAGCACCTCTGTGTTCTGGTACTTGTAGAATTTCTTCAGGCAGTTCTCGTACTACGACACGAGAAGAACGAGTGATGACGACAAACCTACAGAGCCTCATAATCCTTCATAATACAGTCAGTAAAATTGGGTTTgctatttgtttctttttctcgcTCACCATCTGCACTGCGCTGATGTACTGCTTCTGCTCGACGTAAATGTGCGCCAGGTTCAGCCAGACGTCACTGATATCCGCTGTGGCTTCACGGACCTGCGCAAACACGTCACGTGCCTCACGGAAATACCCCTTGTGCGCCAAAACAGCTCCTGGATGATAAAACGCACAATACACTGCATGTAACTCTGACTTGacccttgaaaaaaaaatgcgcccgtaaatacagtaagtccccaacttacaaacGAGTCCTGTTTCGGGAGCACGTccgtaagtcagatttgttcttaagtccaacaaagtcagtcttatacgcctttgacacgaatataaaatgtaaattataccAATCTACTTGAGTAAATCTCAGTCcactttccccacactgccatcatgtgcgCAAAAACAGCGgtaataaatctcacacagGTGTCAAGTGTAATAGTGTTGTTTttgcgcctttaaatcgcgaggggaatcccaggcgccattttgtctcagaactgttttccactgtattggactgtgaaatcCATAATTAGGATTATTCAACATATCCGTTATTATTAGGTAATCCTTTCGTGATGTGCTTTTAACGAATTTCAAAGCCATAAGCAGAGCATTTGCTTCTGCAGTAAAAACTGATCTGGGATGCGTAAACCCTGCTGTAATAGATTTGTTGCAAAGGCTGCTGCCACTTTATTTCCTGATCTTGATCAATCCTTGTATACTGAAGTATGCTGTGGTAATTTTCCTCTTATGTCCAGAAATTGCTGGTGATATTTGTTCTGGTGggttttagactttttttttttttttctagatccAGATAGACGTTGGGCTTTTTGAGATTCCATAGAGCAATTCTGGAAAAATGTGTCTGTTCTAAGATGTTCAAAGTCAACTTTCAGGTTCcctaaatgtgttttataacgTAAACCACTCGAGTGTTCATGACTCTGAAACTTGGACAAGGAATTGGTGAATACGTACCAATGCCATTGGCAGCGTACAGATTCTTAGAGTCGTTCCTCAGAACCTGTTTATAAATGGCCAAAGCTCTGTCCTGGTGCCTCTTTTCCTGTAacaattagcaaaaaaaacaacaaatgagCTTAGAAGATTCCTATGCACTCCCATTCTACCAAGACTGAACCAGATCTCGCACCTTTTCTCTGTCCCTTGTAGGCTGGTGTAGTGTCTGCAGCCAGACGTTTCCCAGCGCCAGCATGGAGTACGTGTCGTTCTGAGTAGACGGCTGCTTCAGGATACGCTCGAACTTCTTCTGGCCAGGACCCCACTCCTGCTTGGCCAAGTGGAGGTTTCCGATTAGGGACCAGGCGTCGGGGTGATCCTAAAATAACATGCAGAAACGCTATTAAACCCTGCTGGCAGAGATGATGAGATATTACATCTTAAACATCTGCAACAATTtgttaattgaaataaatacacCAGGATTACCTGGTTAATCTGAAGAGCTTCTTTAAACCAATCAGAGGCTTCGTAGAAGTTGCCTTTGTCACGGGCCATTGCTCCGAGACGCAAGTAACCTATTGAAGATCATAAATTACAACTTCTatgttaagataaaaaaataaataaacactccaAGATATCtaaaaatatgtacaaaataaGTGAGATTGAGATTTCTTACAGTCGacatagtttggatgttctctcAAGATGTTCTTGTAGAGCTTCTCAGCCTCGTGAAACTCGCACATAGCCTCGTAGAGCCGTGCCAGGTTGTAAGACGTGGTAACAGAAATGGCGTTGTAGTAATGCTCATCGTGCTCGCCCTCTGCTTTGGCTCTCTCCAGAGAGGCTAAGAAGTATttcttataatttattttaaaaaaaaaaaaaacatacagaggCATTATGAGTAAAATATTTCTCTTTGATggtaaaaaaaaggacagaaaaaacaaaaaataaatcaactagTGTGTTTGTATGCAAAGACCACCAAAATCACCATGCCATGTTCTCCAATCCAGAACAGTTCAATTTCAattcattcaattaaattcagtaCAATGTCTCTTATCCAAACTTACCTAATCAAATTACATCTATTTCTATCCCAATGTCATTTCACCCAACCCTGTCCAATCCAATATCCTAATATCGACCAATCTCATCCTGCACAATGCAATCTCAAGTCTTATCAGATCGGAATGGAATCCTATACAATTCTGCGCAATCCAACCTTATCCAATTCCATCCCAACCTAAACCCATCTAATCCTGCTCAACTCCCATCACCATCCTGTCTGATCCTGACAATCCAATCTTAGCCAGTCTTCTCAAATCCAACCCCAGGCTCATCCTAGCCCAACGCATTGTAATTAATCTCTTCCAACCTAATTCTATCCCACTTCCACGCCTTAAACCCACTGATATAATCCCAGTGCAGGGAAACACCAGGATGGAAAACCAGTCTGTCTAAGGGTTTTATGgatacacattcacacctggggCAATTTTCCGGCCTCGGTTTCCTTAACTGGTATTTTTTGTTGAGGGAAATTTATCTGTTGAAGAAAACTGGACAACCCACAGAGACGACAAGAGAACATCTGATAGTTAAATGCAAAATGTACTATGAATGCATTAGAATAACTTATCTTATAACTTAACTGTTATCGTCGGTAAACGACTGATGGAACAAGTATTGAACAAATATACTGTGTATTCTGTATGTAAACCTACAAagcaattatttctttatataaccCAATTTGATCGGATAGACATTCCATTCGTTTGACTTTCCTCTAACTTGACCCATCCTACACACGAACCATCAAACAAACCTTTACCTACCTTTGCTTCTCCGAGATTCCCCAGTCTGAAGTGCAGAGCTCCCAGATTGTTAAGGATCTCCGGAGGCACGTCGGCTTGTACCTTCTCCTGGAGAATGCGCGTGGCTGTGCCGTATGCAGACAGAGCGCCCTGTGGGAGGAGAACGTGATTAGagggtttgttttatttagataatttttttcccccagattttctccctaatttagtcgtgtccaatttctGCTTGTCACAAGGgtctcccacattaaggctactactaccactcagtctggagggccaaagactatcacttGTTTCTTCCGAACCACATGATTGCCAGCCGACCGAATCTTTTCGAACTGCACCATTGGGggcagtataataataataatattataaaaaatattatattatattatatatatatatatatatatatatatatatatatatatatatacactatatcaCTTATAATCATACAAAAACAAATCTATTATACCTGGATGTCTGTCTGCTCTAGAATCTGAGCGAGTTCAATCCAGGCTTCGACATCGTCAGGATACTGCTCAGTGACTTTCTTTAAATGGCCCTAAAAACACCAAGACACAGATGATCAACACCTAATCGCTTCTTTGTTGTAGACTCACCTACAATTCACGTCACTTGTTAAAACCCGAGAATTACTTTAGCGATGTCTCTTTTCTCCTGGTCATCCGATGTTGCGTAAAGCGAACCGAGGATTTTCATGGTCTCATAGTTGTTTGGGTAGGCCTTTAAGACCTTCTCGAAGCACTGCGCGGCGTTTTCCTTGTCTCGTCGATACACGTACATCTGTCCCAGGCCGAAGAACGGCAGCACGAAGGTGGACGAGGCGAACTGGGTAGCTTGGTAGTAATACTGAAAGGCCTGGTCATAATCCTcctaaacaaaaaaagggtgaaaaaaaGACCTTTAACGCTTCAACATGTTTAAACCCAGGCTGGTTTGATAAAGAACCTGGTTCTAACCTGAACGTGGAAGGAACGAGCTAACTGATAGCAGCTCTCAGCCTGCATGGCTTCAACCTCCGTGTTGTGGAAAGCGTGAAGAGCCAAATGCTGGACTTTACTGTAATCCTAGTGTAAggggaaaaacatttttaaaaagatattagAAATGCACAAGGCAAAGCAAAAACATCACTTGAGCAAAACCTTCTTAATAATCTGGTTACCTTTTTGAAAAAGAAGTGGTTGGCGAGGTGGTTGAGAACCATGGGGTTGCTGGGGTCGATGGTGTAAGCTCTGGAGAGCAGCTGCACGCCGTTCTTGATGGAGTCGGCTTCTTTGTTGTTGAGTTCGAGGACGGCGAGACCGACCAGGGCGCCCACGCACTTCGGGTTGAGCTCGAGGGCGCGGCCGAAGGCCAGACGGGCTTTCTCTAGTTTGTTCAGCTTCACAAAGCAGTGGCCCATACCAAGTCTCACCTcagctacaacaacaacaaaaaacttattaaaaacatattaaagatAACAGCAGCAAACATCAATAATCAATCATCAGGGTAATTTTGCATTTTCAAGGTCACATGATTTGCTTGATTATATTTGTTGATGGGAACTTATTAGTCGCTCTTAGACTTAGACAACAGATTTTCTATTCATTTCTCATCAAAGAAAGtgtctatttaattttaaaacatagGTACTGGTTTAAAGATAATGTTGCACAATTaactgcaaaatattttttttattaaaaaaaaaaaatcaatctgtgccattatttaatGTCAAAATGCTAAAATTTGTTACAGATGGTATACACAGTCATGAATTTATGTAGTTTATcaataattttagttttttttttcttaaaatattttcaaaatgataaataaatattgatataTAAACAACCTCTTAATAATATCTTGTGTCATGATTTGCTGTTAATCCAGATTAATAGGTTTGAATCCTAAgtggtacatttaatagttaaatcCTAATCGCAACGTCTTACAcaatgtgtgcgtgtttgtttgttttttaatccacTTGTGCGACTATCAATCAGTATCGAGTATTTTCACAggttgtgtttatttacagatatttttatACCGTGTTTAATTTAACACACACTATACGGATGTTTACCCAAAAGCTTTTTGCACTAACGGACCAATtccaatttattttatgttgctTTATTGTAATTTGTATTTGCACTGATATCTTTTCTTTAACTACTCTAGTGCCTTAAATTGCCCCATGTggataatttattattattatttttttttaaagaataaaaaaatatatatataattctcaCCTGGACATCCGGGGTTTGTGCGCAGAGCTTTTTTATAGTAAGCCAAAGCTCCTCTGTAATCCTTCTTGTTGAATGAAATACAAGCCTTACCTGTAAAGATGACAACATGGttacaaataagaataaaaaaaagaaaaaaaagaaaaacataaccACTTAATATTACATGCATTTTTTCGAGATCCTACAGATCAGTGAGTTTTTAAGGGCATGTTCACATTACACACTATGGATTTGTGACAAGGGGGGGTCCTTGAAACATagccaactagggactgtgtcCTGTTTAAGTGACCaagtggggggtggggggaaaTCTGAATCTTAAACAGGAGTTCAGATTTGCGACTATGCTTGATGTCACTTTATCATGGTGGAGCTCATAGTAAAAAggagaaataagaaataaaggcATGATTTAAAGTTTTAGTTACAGGGTGATAAATATCAAAGAAGCAAATccgtttaaataaaaaatgtttttttttatcacttttttcaTCGACTGCGGCGGTACGGAAActttgaatatttattttatttatcgtgtaaaaaatatatatgagatTTTAAGTTGAGAAATGCGCAGTTGTGATCGCAGATTAACATCATAAGAAGCCAAACAACTGCTCAGAAAATAAACTCTAAAAATAAGTCTACAAAATAGTACAGTACAAAAATATCAAGTCTGATATTTGAACATTtgactttgtacagtatataaaatgttaatataaaatgttcagCCTGAAAttttcttccaaaaaaaaaaaaacacaccacatAGACTATGTGAGTGAGGTCACAGAGGAGTTTCCCACCCAGCAGTGCAGGGATGTTGTTCGTCGACTGGTTCAGGACGAAGTGAAACTGAGCGTCTGCCTGATCCATCTTGTCCCCTTCCAGTAAGCAAAAACAGGCTCGTCCCAACAAGTGGTTCTGTTATGTAGAAAAAGTGGAAAGTTTTCTATCTTTATCCTCTGCAATTTAAACATCCCATGTCTGTGCTCAGCCCTGCGTTCGCTCTCACCTGATCGTACATGATGATCTTATCCGCCATGGTGTACAGGAGAGTCGACTGATTGATAAGGTCCTTCTTCGCATCCTTGTTCTTCTCTTTGCGAGCCTGCTGGACGTAATACGCGGCAAGTGTATCCAGACAAGTCATCTGGTCCTTCTCGTGGTCTCTGTAGTCGAGGTTTCCGTCGATACGCGCCGCCTCCAGCAGCTTCACAAAGTCCTCCGTCTTCCCCTGTTTGTAGTACTCCAGCTAAAGAGTAGGCAGAGACAGTGTTAGAAATGAAAGATATCTAATTAGTTTGGGGAGATTACCTTTTTATGCAGACAtacaaatgaaactgaaaaggaaaaaaaaacaaaaaaaaaaaaacacatacagcaAGTGCGATCCATATGTGCAGCTGTGTGTGCTCCTGCTTCAGGATGCTGATCACTTCGTCGCCTTCAGGAAGTTGATCGAAGTCCAACTCGATCACCTGAAGGATCAAATGAAAGGAGATACAAAGAAGGAGCTAGTAACTATACAATTGTGTGTCGCTTTGGAGTAAAACAGCTTTGCATTCCCGAATAACAGAATCGTTTAACATCACCAGAGATTTATTGTATAACCTTAATCTAGTTATTCAAGTATAAGGCTCTTTATTTAaaccactaataataatgacctgcctattttttgtgttttattccaaACATTTTACCAACATGAACAGATGAAGTTCAAACTGCGTCTATTTTACACTATaaactgttttacatttttgagtTGCTAATGCTTAGATAAATTCGGTTTAATTCGAGTGATGAGACTAAACAGAATAACTTTAATAATAGTAGGGGTGGTAACCAGACTATAACAGTGTACTTTAAATCACAGGTCctattttacaaaacatcaataaaaattatacatCTGTGCCAAGTTATTGAGTTTTTGAGTTATTGAAGCTGGTGTTCGCACAGGCGTGTCACGGGCGTGTTACAGGTATTCTCTTGGCAAGTAATCCGAAGTGGGTTGCCATTTCCTTTTCCAGAGTAACAGTTTGAAAATGGCAATTAGCTTAGCAGgcagcacaaggagaacatgcaacctacacgcacacagacccgatgcagaaatcgaacccgggacctggaggtgcaaggcgacaatgctaagcATGAAGGCGAAATTAAGGGCTGATGAAACACTAAAGCAGCGTAACCAAAACATAAACAGGATAAACAGTGATAAAAACAGGAACTGAAATCCCGAATCAGATAGTCTTTACCAGGAAACTTGGGGCCCAAGGTGGGGTACTTCATGCTGTGCGGTAAAGATACATCTTCGTTTGAATACCAGATCATCATTAGGTGGGAAGAGGGATTGCACATAATGGGAATTGGAGGGAACTGGTTTAATGGGGTTAAAAGACATCATTAATTATATACTATGCTTCCTGTTCTGCTGAGCCACAAGTAAACCACTAGTAGTTAATATAACATCAATTTGTAACATGATGATCAAGCTATAACTCTCATACGATGGaaatattttatgcaatgaatTTTATCATATAAATTGCCTCTTCATAGACGCCTTTATAACCGCAacactgattttcttttttacttatttttttttacacaagcaaaatacatgaatttacattcttcttctttgtcttttggctgttccctttcagggaatatatatatacttcatttaaggtttaaaatgtcaaaattaaagatcattaaactctatatgtggcttttgcatctttaaaaagtttatttttatacataaaaaataccctgatttatgtttttttatagttataagcaaaacatcaaattaaagaagcgtttaggttttatccgattaatcggaaaaataatcgcccaactaatcgattatcaaaataatcattagttgcagccctaatcctatccatccttgtcactcccaaggagaacctcaacatcttcagctctgctacctccaactctgcctcctgtcttttcttcagtgccactgtctctaagctgtggagcatcgctggtctcatcactgtcctgtacacctttcctttcattctcgctgatactcttttatcgcacaacacacctgaaacttttctccacccattccaacctgcctgtacccgcctcttcacctcctttccacactctccgttgttatggaccgttgaccctaagtacttaaaatcctgcaccttctttacctctgctccctgtatcctcaccgtttctcttgggttcctctcattcacacacgtaTTCcatcttactgcggctaaccttcattcctctgctttccagagcatacctccacctctccaaattttcttccacctgttccctgctctcgctacaaagcacaaagtCATCTGCAAAATACTTATTTACATTAGGTACCATAAACAGTTATTCCTGAGCCtttattatttggtatttttttaaactaaggggcaagtttatataattaaacagtaatttaagtaaacaataatttaacaatAGTAGCCTTTATtcactttatttttatgtgaacACCAAATAAGAGATGTAGTTGAATAAcataatactttattattattattattattattattattattaataataatagaataacaCTAGACTTTGACATTCTGTATATCTTCACATCATGAGACATTACTTTAACCTGCTCTTCAAAtcagattaattaattacagttttatataaaaaaaatttctttgtgTAATAAAGACATTATAAACTCCACTGATGCGCCACTAGACATCTTTACTCTCTGCGCTAATCATAGCAGTTAGCACAGTTAGCTGCTAGTCGGCTAACTAACGACGCTGCACTTGGCTTTCTGATAAAGTTCAGAAATTATCCAGGTTAATGTGTAATAAAAAGTC is part of the Clarias gariepinus isolate MV-2021 ecotype Netherlands chromosome 15, CGAR_prim_01v2, whole genome shotgun sequence genome and harbors:
- the ctr9 gene encoding RNA polymerase-associated protein CTR9 homolog encodes the protein MSRGSIEIPLRDTDEVIELDFDQLPEGDEVISILKQEHTQLHIWIALALEYYKQGKTEDFVKLLEAARIDGNLDYRDHEKDQMTCLDTLAAYYVQQARKEKNKDAKKDLINQSTLLYTMADKIIMYDQNHLLGRACFCLLEGDKMDQADAQFHFVLNQSTNNIPALLGKACISFNKKDYRGALAYYKKALRTNPGCPAEVRLGMGHCFVKLNKLEKARLAFGRALELNPKCVGALVGLAVLELNNKEADSIKNGVQLLSRAYTIDPSNPMVLNHLANHFFFKKDYSKVQHLALHAFHNTEVEAMQAESCYQLARSFHVQEDYDQAFQYYYQATQFASSTFVLPFFGLGQMYVYRRDKENAAQCFEKVLKAYPNNYETMKILGSLYATSDDQEKRDIAKGHLKKVTEQYPDDVEAWIELAQILEQTDIQGALSAYGTATRILQEKVQADVPPEILNNLGALHFRLGNLGEAKKYFLASLERAKAEGEHDEHYYNAISVTTSYNLARLYEAMCEFHEAEKLYKNILREHPNYVDCYLRLGAMARDKGNFYEASDWFKEALQINQDHPDAWSLIGNLHLAKQEWGPGQKKFERILKQPSTQNDTYSMLALGNVWLQTLHQPTRDREKEKRHQDRALAIYKQVLRNDSKNLYAANGIGAVLAHKGYFREARDVFAQVREATADISDVWLNLAHIYVEQKQYISAVQMYENCLKKFYKYQNTEVLLYLARALFKCGKLQECKQMLLRARHVAPSDTVLMFNVALVLQRLATLVLKDEKSNLKAVLSAVKELELAHRYFSYLSKAGDKMRFDLALAASEARQCSDLLSQAQYHVARARKQDEEEKELRAKQDQERELLRQQLLREQEERKIKEAEEQKKLLEQRAQFVEKTKNLLTFTDEMKESAKEKKKSGGGGRRKKGAEYDDFVNDDSDEELPIKKKKKKAPRSGSEQEEEDEDGEKKPRKKRRRPAKGGDDRSDDEEGGSRPKKQRKPRERKRIEKAKPERLPPSLKGKIKSKAIISSSDSSSDEDGLKIAEDRNRDSGSGSEDGGGHQKRIASDSESEEERRRSANSDEDDSGSERPVKRRRPQPQSDSEQSDNGSKRSRSDASEDESRPGSPAPASDRGSENEASPQRSDNESEPEGSNNEASNRGSDDDSD